In Nicotiana tabacum cultivar K326 chromosome 10, ASM71507v2, whole genome shotgun sequence, the DNA window TCTTATGTGCTACTAATACCTTGATGGTCCAGTTAGCAAAAATGGTTCCACCTATCGAAACTCCAGCCAAAGGCTTCAGTGTCCCACAAGTCCTCCATTCCACCTCTTAATGAAAGAATACTTTCTTCCATGACACGGAGATCAGTCGCAGCTCATCCTTGGCATGATCTCGAGATAGGTACTTTACACATTCTGTAAAGGGAAACAGCCTTCCCCACAGTTGTGCAAAGAAATTGCCCGTGGACTATTCATGAGctaaattttttgttttgttgcaGGACCTGGTGCCCCACAGATTTTCAATGTGGTAAGGATTCTTTGTATTGCTTCAAATTTTAGAActgatatttaatatttttgcaCCTTCATATCAGTTTATATGATGCAATTTATGCTTCACATATAAGCTGAACAATAACTGGCTCGGTCCACATGTTAACTCTTTTTAATATTTAGCTAGGTGATGTCAAGTCCAAAACAGATTGTAAATCTTTGAGTTTTTTATGAGCAAGCAAGTATGATTAGTTTTCTAGTCGGATGCCTTAATTTCATATTAGATAACATTAGCTGACAAAATCAGAATCAAACAAAATGTTTCCAAGAAGTCTTCATTTTCTGTTACTCTGACTTTATGCTATCCTATTAAGTGGTGCTTTACTTCTCTAATTGTAAAATCTAAAGACTCCAAATTCTTCTGCCTAAAGTGGACTTTTCTCCTAGGTACTTAGAACTTACGAGAGGATAATATATATGGTTCAAGTTATTTACATTACCTGATTTTATTTATTGTACACAAAggaatatgtatgtatgtatgtatgtatgtatgtatgtatgtatatatatatatatataacccttATGCATTGGTTAAAAAATATCATTTGAACGTGAACCTATCATTTGGTTGGTGCAGGTGGTTGAGATCAGTAAGGGGAGCAAGGTGAAGTATGAACTTGATAAAAAAACTGGACTGATCAAGGTATGAGTGGTATCCTTTCCAAACGAGTAAACTAATGGAAGTTTTAGCTGAGTTACCTGAAACATTCTGTCATTCCAGGTTGATCGGGTTCTTTATTCATCAGTTGTATACCCCCATAACTATGGGTTCATCCCTCGTACCCTTTGTGAAGACAGTGACCCTCTGGATGTCTTAGTCATCATGCAGGTGAGCTGATTCTCCTTTTCCATTGTCATGATAAACGACACATCTTGGATATtaggtgattgttgaactgcAGTTAAGGATCTAAGAAATTACCTCATAATTTACATGTCTTATGCGTAAGCAAGAGCGGGACGAGATATAGTCCCTCTAACTACTTTAAAACAGTGCTGGAGACAGAGCGGGACGAGATATAGTCCCTTTAAGTACTTTAAAACAGTGCTGGAGACTGACAGAAATGCTGATCTAGTCCTGGAATTAGGTCTCATTATAGGCATCTGTAATCTCAGTATTTGTTCTAAATAAAACAAGTAACTTATGAATCGTCATATCATATACTAATTCAAAGTCAATTCAATCTCTCTCCTCAGTGCTGAATTATCTGGACAATCCGTTAGATAGTTACCCTGTATACTATAACCTATTGACATGCGTATTATATGTTGTTGATCTATATTTAATGAAGCTGTCGATCATTCTTAAAAAGCCAAGCCTTCAATAGTTTTCCAGTGCGTGCATGGGCCTCAAGAAAGTGGAAAAGTTAACCATTTGTGAATTGTGGGCTCGCAATGCACATAATTagcaaatcaaagaaataatCTATGAACTGTGTGCTTTTAGTTTTAAGAGGATACCTATCATTACCCAATTTCTTCTCTTGATTATTACCATGCTAATTTGCAGGAGCCCG includes these proteins:
- the LOC107770183 gene encoding LOW QUALITY PROTEIN: soluble inorganic pyrophosphatase 4 (The sequence of the model RefSeq protein was modified relative to this genomic sequence to represent the inferred CDS: deleted 1 base in 1 codon), translated to MVPPIETPAKASVSHKSSIPPLNERILSSMTRRSVAAHPWHDLEIGPGAPQIFNVVVEISKGSKVKYELDKKTGLIKVDRVLYSSVVYPHNYGFIPRTLCEDSDPLDVLVIMQEPVLPGCFLRAKAIGLMPMIDQGEKDDKIIAVCADDPEYKEYTDIKELPPHRLAEIRRFFEDYKKNENKEVAVNDFLPATKAFEAVQHSQDLYADYIVESLRR